From a region of the Terriglobia bacterium genome:
- a CDS encoding 4Fe-4S dicluster domain-containing protein, with protein sequence MAESAAIQKAPGLVPDEQKFEPRSKGTLTARKKKPKELAVITECCTGCAGSPACVEYCPVEDCMFWVPDEDHPPFGRIQVDPLLCIGCKKCTSKGPDGAFLDGCPWDAIVMVDTTEVEKEVGPMKY encoded by the coding sequence ATGGCCGAATCCGCGGCAATCCAGAAAGCTCCCGGTCTGGTTCCTGACGAACAGAAGTTCGAACCCCGCTCCAAGGGCACGCTCACCGCGCGCAAGAAGAAGCCCAAGGAGCTGGCGGTGATCACGGAATGCTGCACCGGCTGCGCCGGCTCCCCCGCCTGCGTCGAGTACTGCCCGGTCGAAGACTGCATGTTCTGGGTTCCCGACGAGGACCATCCCCCCTTCGGGCGCATCCAGGTGGACCCGCTACTCTGCATCGGCTGCAAGAAGTGCACCAGCAAGGGCCCGGACGGCGCTTTCCTCGACGGCTGCCCCTGGGATGCCATCGTCATGGTCGATACCACGGAGGTCGAAAAAGAAGTCGGCCCCATGAAGTACTAA